A window of the Polaribacter sp. HaHaR_3_91 genome harbors these coding sequences:
- a CDS encoding (Fe-S)-binding protein, with the protein MKVGLFIPCYINQLYPQVGIATIELLEKLNVDVGYPSGQTCCGQPMANSGYEYESVGACNNFVDNFKEFDYIVTPSGSCAYHVKKHYNIIPQTTEVTKVRDNVYELCDFILNILKIKDVGATFSHKIGVHKSCHGLRGLRLGSCSEVVGKKYSYIEELLQEVKGAELVTLKRSDECCGFGGTFAVTEEAVSVKMGKDKIKDHLESGAEVITATDTSCLMHLEGLINRNKQPLKVLHIAEILNSNL; encoded by the coding sequence ATGAAAGTAGGTCTATTTATCCCCTGTTACATTAATCAGTTATACCCACAAGTTGGAATTGCAACTATAGAACTTTTAGAAAAATTAAATGTTGATGTTGGATATCCGTCAGGGCAAACCTGTTGTGGTCAACCTATGGCAAACTCAGGTTACGAATATGAATCTGTTGGTGCATGTAATAACTTTGTAGACAATTTTAAAGAGTTCGATTATATTGTTACTCCGTCTGGAAGTTGTGCATATCATGTAAAAAAACACTACAATATCATTCCTCAAACAACGGAAGTTACAAAAGTAAGAGACAATGTATATGAATTGTGCGATTTTATTTTAAATATCTTAAAAATTAAAGACGTAGGTGCTACTTTTTCTCACAAAATTGGCGTTCATAAAAGTTGCCATGGATTAAGAGGTTTGCGTTTAGGTTCTTGCTCGGAAGTGGTTGGTAAAAAATATTCTTATATAGAAGAATTGTTACAAGAAGTAAAAGGAGCAGAATTAGTCACCTTAAAAAGAAGCGACGAATGTTGTGGTTTTGGAGGCACCTTTGCAGTTACAGAAGAGGCCGTTTCTGTTAAAATGGGAAAAGACAAAATTAAAGACCATTTAGAAAGTGGTGCAGAAGTAATTACTGCTACAGACACTTCTTGCTTAATGCATTTAGAAGGATTAATTAATAGAAACAAACAACCTTTAAAAGTTTTGCACATCGCAGAAATTTTAAATAGCAACCTATAA